The Manihot esculenta cultivar AM560-2 chromosome 11, M.esculenta_v8, whole genome shotgun sequence genome includes a region encoding these proteins:
- the LOC110626157 gene encoding putative receptor-like protein kinase At3g47110, whose product MKIYKLFLAYLQLVIFLSLNLQFMHVHSSSNETDQLALLKFKEGISNDPHQVFNSWNHSIHFCRWHGIACSRRHQRVTSIVLRGHDLMGSISPFIGNLSFLKILCLPNNIFKGQIPQEVGNLFRLQILDLQNNTMDGEIPVNLTRCSQLSVISLERNYLTGKIPAELGSLEMLELLLLCENNLNGKFPSSLGNLSSLAIISAGWMELEGNIPNEFGRLKSLEFFIAIGNNLSGTFPLSLFNISSVEEISIAGNKFMGSLPENIGITLPNLRRIAVGDNLFSGSIPNSFCNASQLEILDLSINNFKGQVPNCLGNLQNLIRLTVSYNYLGYNSTSDLDFLTSLKNCSNMRELGFDFNNFGGVLSNSVSNLSVQLSKLYFTGNQISGIIPKALENLINLILLAMEDNLFIGVIPSFVGKLEKLQQLFLDENKLSGQIPSSIGNLTQLSKLSISRNNLEGSIPKSIKNCKNLQYLDASGNNLNGSITKEVLHLSSLSQYLDLSHNSLTGELPADVGNLTSINALDVSKNMLSGEIPRAIGSCSSLEYLYMQGNSFHGSIPSSLASLKGLQLLDLSQNNLTGEIPKVLQSLHYVLYLNISFNDLVGEIPTEGVFSNASAISLMGNNKLCGGVTELHQPKCPSNALKKGKSISIRIAIVVPPVFFCVLLMLAFMLAYRKRVSKKGSSVASKEMDSLVKVSYKDLYAATSGFSIDNLIGSGSFGFVYKGFLNQLGVHVAIKVLKLGIKGASKSFMAECKVLSTLRHRNLVKLFTCCSSIDYKQNEFKALVYEFMGKGNLETWLHHDILNNNQSRNLNFLQRLNIAIDVASALHYLHDLCEIPVIHGDLKPGNVLLDDDMVAHLSDFGLAKFFLNTDDASQSQTSSIGIRGTIGYAPPEYGMGSIASKEGDVYSYGILVLEMFTGKRPTDEKFEGLLNLHSFVKDALPTRLSEITCPALLSTGMVVAEVEEQIVVRIEEGPRDNVELSGASISKEKECLLSVFNVGVACSAESPGDRTSMRDVVKELHLIRSIFLGVRIYD is encoded by the exons ATGAAGATTTACAAACTTTTTCTTGCTTATCTCCAACTTGTTATTTTCCTCTCTTTGAACCTTCAATTCATGCATGTCCATTCTTCATCAAATGAGACTGATCAACTTGCTTTGCTCAAATTCAAAGAAGGAATATCCAATGATCCACATCAAGTCTTCAACTCATGGAATCACTCTATCCATTTTTGCCGGTGGCATGGAATCGCTTGTAGTCGCCGCCACCAGAGGGTCACTTCAATAGTGTTACGAGGTCACGATTTGATGGGATCCATATCGCCATTTATTGGCAATTTAAGTTTTCTGAAAATCCTTTGCCTGccaaataatattttcaaaggTCAAATTCCACAGGAAGTCGGAAATTTGTTTCGATTGCAAATATTAGATCTCCAAAACAACACAATGGACGGTGAAATTCCAGTCAATTTGACCCGTTGTTCTCAGCTCTCGGTAATCAGCCTGGAACGGAATTATCTAACTGGCAAAATCCCTGCAGAGCTTGGTTCTTTGGAAATGCTTGAATTGCTTCTGCTCTGTGAAAACAACTTGAATGGAAAATTTCCATCTTCCCTTGGCAATCTTTCATCGCTGGCTATCATAAGTGCAGGATGGATGGAGTTGGAGGGAAATATTCCAAATGAATTTGGCAGATTAAAAAGCCTAGAGTTTTTCATTGCTATTGGAAATAATCTCTCTGGTACATTCCCGTTATCCCTTTTCAATATTTCATCTGTTGAGGAAATCTCAATTGCGGGAAACAAGTTCATGGGTAGCTTACCAGAAAACATTGGGATTACTCTCCCAAATCTTCGGCGCATTGCCGTCggagataatttattttctggTTCAATTCCAAATTCCTTCTGCAATGCTTCCCAACTAGAAATACTCGATCTTtccataaataattttaaaggaCAAGTCCCGAATTGCCTAGGAAATTTACAAAATCTTATTAGGCTCAcagtttcttataattatttggGATATAATTCGACAAGTGACTTGGATTTCTTAACATCTTTGAAAAATTGCAGCAATATGAGAGAACTGGGTTTCGATTTCAACAATTTTGGAGGTGTTTTGTCCAATTCTGTTTCCAATCTATCAGTTCAACTTAGCAAGCTATATTTTACTGGTAATCAAATCAGTGGGATTATTCCTAAAGCATTAGAGAATCTCATTAACTTAATTTTATTGGCCATGGAGGACAATCTTTTCATCGGAGTCATCCCTTCTTTTGTGGGAAAATTAGAAAAACTTCAACAGCTGTTTTTGGATGAAAATAAATTGTCTGGTCAGATCCCATCCTCTATAGGCAATCTCACCCAATTATCTAAGCTTTCCATTTCACGCAATAATTTGGAAGGAAGTATTCCAAAAAGCATAAAGAATTGCAAGAATTTGCAGTATTTAGATGCTTCCGGAAATAATCTCAACGGGTCTATAACCAAGGAGGTTCTCCATCTTTCGTCCTTGTCTCAGTACTTGGACTTGTCACATAATTCACTAACTGGTGAATTGCCAGCAGACGTTGGAAATCTAACAAGCATAAATGCTCTGGATGTCTCGAAAAACATGCTTTCTGGAGAAATTCCTAGAGCTATTGGATCTTGTTCAAGTTTGGAATATCTCTATATGCAAGGGAATTCTTTCCACGGAAGCATTCCTTCATCTTTGGCTTCCTTGAAGGGTCTCCAACTATTGGATCTTTCACAAAATAATCTCACTGGAGAAATTCCAAAAGTTCTGCAAAGtttacattatgttttatatTTAAACATTTCTTTTAATGATCTTGTTGGTGAGATTCCAACCGAAGGAGTTTTTAGCAATGCAAGTGCAATTTCATTGATGGGTAATAATAAGCTTTGTGGTGGTGTGACAGAACTCCATCAACCAAAATGCCCCTCTAATGCATTGAAGAAAGGAAAGTCCATTTCCATTAGGATAGCAATTGTTGTTCCTCCTGTGTTCTTTTGTGTCCTCTTGATGTTAGCATTCATGCTTGCTTATCGCAAGAGAGTATCAAAAAAAGGTTCGTCTGTTGCATCCAAAGAAATGGATTCCCTTGTAAAGGTATCTTACAAGGATCTTTATGCTGCAACAAGTGGATTCTCCATAGACAACTTAATTGGTTCCGGTAGCTTTGGTTTCGTGTACAAAGGATTTCTCAATCAATTGGGAGTACATGTGGCTATTAAGGTCCTCAAACTTGGAATAAAGGGCGCTTCAAAAAGCTTCATGGCAGAGTGCAAGGTGTTAAGTACATTGAGGCATCGAAATCTAGTTAAGTTGTTTACCTGCTGCTCAAGCATTGATTACAAGCAGAATGAATTCAAAGCTCTAGTTTATGAATTCATGGGTAAAGGAAACTTGGAGACGTGGTTGCATCATGATATCCTCAATAATAATCAGTCaagaaatttgaattttcttcAAAGACTGAATATTGCAATTGATGTGGCATCTGCATTGCATTACCTTCATGATCTTTGCGAAATTCCTGTTATTCATGGTGACTTGAAGCCTGGTAATGTTCTTCTTGATGATGACATGGTTGCACATTTAAGTGATTTCGGTTTGGCTAAATTCTTCTTGAACACTGATGATGCATCACAAAGTCAAACCAGCTCAATCGGAATAAGAGGAACCATCGGCTATGCGCCTCCAG AGTATGGAATGGGCAGTATTGCATCAAAAGAGGGAGATGTATATAGTTACGGGATTCTTGTGTTGGAGATGTTCACAGGAAAAAGGCCAACAGATGAGAAATTTGAAGGCCTTTTGAATCTACACAGCTTTGTGAAGGATGCACTACCGACAAGACTTTCGGAGATTACATGCCCCGCCCTTCTCTCAACTGGAATGGTTGTAGCTGAAGTAGAAGAGCAGATAGTAGTACGTATAGAAGAAGGTCCAAGGGATAATGTGGAACTAAGCGGAGCAAGTATTAGCAAAGAGAAAGAGTGCTTGCTTTCAGTATTCAATGTCGGAGTAGCTTGTTCAGCAGAATCACCCGGAGATAGAACGAGTATGAGAGATGTCGTTAAAGAACTGCATTTGATTAGAAGTATTTTTCTTGGAGTTCGAATCTATGATTGA